One segment of Tenrec ecaudatus isolate mTenEca1 chromosome 1, mTenEca1.hap1, whole genome shotgun sequence DNA contains the following:
- the CIRBP gene encoding cold-inducible RNA-binding protein has translation MASDEGKLFVGGLSFDTNEQSLEQVFSKYGQISEVVVVKDRETQRSRGFGFVTFENIDDAKDAMMAMNGKSVDGRQIRVDQAGKSSDNRSRGYRGGSAGGRGFFRGGRGRGRGFSRGGGDRGYGGSRFESRSGGYGGSRDYYSSRSQGGGYGDRSSGGSYRDSYDSYATHNE, from the exons ATGGCATCGGATGAGGGCAAGCTTTTTGTTGGAGGGCTGAGTTTTGACACCAACGAGCAGTCGCTGGAGCAGGTCTTCTCAAAGTATGGGCAGATCTCTGAAG TGGTGGTCGTGAAAGACAGGGAGACCCAGCGGTCCCGGGGCTTTGGCTTTGTTACCTTTGAGAACATCGATGATGCCAAGGACGCGATGATGGCCATGAATGGGAAG TCTGTAGATGGGCGGCAGATTCGAGTGGACCAGGCCGGCAAGTCATCTGACAACCGCTCTCGTGGCTACCGAGGTGGTTCAGCAGGGGGCCGAGGCTTCTTCCGGGGGGGCCGGGGCCGTGGCCGTGGCTTCTCCAGAG gtggaggggaCCGAGGCTATGGGGGAAGCCGATTTGAGTCCCGGAGTGGGGGCTATGGAGGCTCCAGAGACTACTACAGCAG CCGGAGTCAGGGTGGTGGTTATGGTGACCGGAGCTCAGGAGGGTCTTACCGAGACAGCTATGACAGCTATG CTACACACAACGAGTAA